The Triticum aestivum cultivar Chinese Spring chromosome 3A, IWGSC CS RefSeq v2.1, whole genome shotgun sequence genome includes a region encoding these proteins:
- the LOC123063390 gene encoding eukaryotic peptide chain release factor subunit 1-1 produces the protein MADGHDNDKNIEIWKVKKLIKGLDAARGNGTSMISLIMPPRDQVSRVTKMLGDEYGTASNIKSRVNRQSVLAAITSAQQRLKLYNRVPPNGLVLYTGTIVTDEGKEKKVTFDFEPFRPINASLYLCDNKFHTEALNELLESDDKFGFIVMDGNGTLFGTLSGNTREVLHKFSVDLPKKHGRGGQSALRFARLRMEKRHNYVRKTAELATQFFINPATSQPNVSGLILAGSADFKTELSQSDMFDQRLATKILKVVDVSYGGENGFNQAIEISAEVLSNVKFIQEKKLIGKYFEEISQDTGKYVFGVDDTMAALEMGAVETLIVWENLDINRYVLKNSATGETSMKHFNKAQEADQSNFKDKATSADLEVVENTSLLEWFAENYRQFGCTLEFITNKSQEGSQFCRGFGGIGGILRYQVEVNAYEDVSDEEYDEDFE, from the coding sequence ATGGCGGACGGTCATGATAACGACAAGAACATTGAGATCTGGAAAGTTAAGAAGCTGATTAAAGGGCTTGATGCTGCCCGTGGAAATGGGACAAGCATGATATCGCTGATCATGCCACCTCGTGATCAGGTCTCAAGAGTAACCAAGATGTTGGGTGATGAATATGGAACTGCCTCAAACATCAAGAGCAGGGTCAACAGGCAGTCTGTCTTGGCTGCTATTACCTCTGCTCAGCAAAGGTTGAAGCTGTACAATCGAGTTCCACCCAATGGATTAGTACTTTATACTGGAACCATCGTGACTGATGAGGGCAAAGAGAAGAAAGTCACCTTTGACTTTGAGCCATTCAGGCCAATTAATGCTTCCCTGTATCTCTGTGACAACAAGTTCCACACTGAGGCATTGAATGAGCTGCTTGAGTCTGATGATAAGTTTGGCTTCATTGTCATGGATGGTAACGGAACACTTTTTGGAACACTGAGTGGCAACACTAGAGAGGTTcttcacaagttctctgttgatcTCCCAAAGAAGCATGGACGAGGAGGCCAGTCAGCACTTCGCTTTGCCCGTCTGCGCATGGAGAAACGCCACAACTATGTGCGCAAGACAGCTGAGCTTGCTACACAATTCTTCATCAACCCTGCCACCAGTCAGCCAAATGTTTCTGGGCTCATTCTAGCTGGTTCTGCTGACTTCAAGACTGAACTGAGTCAGTCTGACATGTTTGATCAGCGCTTGGCAACCAAGATACTCAAGGTGGTTGATGTTTCTTATGGCGGAGAGAATGGCTTCAACCAGGCCATTGAGATATCTGCTGAAGTCCTTTCCAATGTCAAGTTCATCCAAGAAAAGAAGCTGATTGGGAAGTACTTTGAGGAGATAAGTCAAGACACTGGAAAGTATGTTTTTGGTGTGGATGACACCATGGCTGCCCTTGAAATGGGTGCCGTTGAGACACTGATTGTGTGGGAAAATCTTGACATCAACCGGTACGTCCTGAAGAATTCTGCCACTGGAGAAACTTCTATGAAGCACTTCAACAAGGCACAGGAGGCAGATCAGAGCAACTTCAAAGATAAGGCAACATCTGCAGACCTGGAGGTGGTTGAGAATACCTCGCTACTGGAGTGGTTTGCCGAAAACTATCGGCAGTTTGGTTGCACATTGGAGTTCATCACGAACAAGTCGCAGGAAGGATCTCAGTTCTGCAGGGGCTTTGGTGGGATAGGAGGCATTCTTCGCTACCAGGTTGAGGTGAACGCTTACGAGGACGTGTCTGACGAGGagtatgatgaagactttgaatag